Proteins encoded by one window of Streptomyces sp. LX-29:
- a CDS encoding enoyl-CoA hydratase-related protein encodes MADTVLYELTDGLATITLNRPDAMNALNTEVKEALRDTLRQAAEDPAVRAVLLTATGRAFCVGQDLKEHIGLLAEDRERGGEGRTMRTVREHYNPIVTAIATMPKPVVAAVNGVAAGAGAGFAFAADYRLVADTASFNTSFAGVALTADSGVSWTLQRLVGPARAADLLLFPRGISAQEALDLGIAARVVPAAELAAEAQAVARRLAEGPTGAYAAIKESLAYSAAHGLLDSLAKEDELQVRAGASEDHRIAVEAFVKKETPRFLGR; translated from the coding sequence ATGGCCGACACCGTGCTCTACGAGCTGACCGACGGACTCGCGACGATCACGCTGAACCGTCCCGACGCCATGAACGCGCTGAACACCGAGGTGAAGGAGGCGCTGCGGGACACCCTGCGACAGGCGGCCGAGGACCCGGCGGTGCGGGCGGTGCTGCTCACCGCCACCGGCCGTGCGTTCTGCGTCGGCCAGGACCTCAAGGAGCACATCGGGCTGCTGGCCGAGGACCGCGAGCGCGGCGGCGAGGGCCGCACCATGCGGACCGTACGGGAGCACTACAACCCGATCGTCACGGCGATCGCGACCATGCCCAAGCCCGTCGTCGCGGCCGTCAACGGAGTGGCGGCGGGCGCCGGGGCGGGCTTCGCCTTCGCCGCGGACTACCGCCTGGTCGCCGACACCGCCTCCTTCAACACCTCCTTCGCGGGCGTCGCGCTCACCGCCGACTCCGGGGTGTCCTGGACCCTGCAACGGCTGGTCGGCCCCGCCCGCGCCGCCGATCTGCTGCTCTTCCCCCGCGGCATCAGCGCCCAGGAGGCCCTCGACCTCGGCATCGCCGCCCGGGTCGTCCCCGCCGCCGAGCTGGCCGCGGAGGCCCAGGCCGTCGCCCGCCGACTGGCCGAGGGCCCCACCGGCGCCTACGCCGCCATCAAGGAGTCCCTCGCCTACTCGGCCGCCCACGGGCTGCTCGACTCCCTCGCCAAGGAGGACGAACTCCAGGTCCGCGCGGGGGCATCGGAGGACCACCGGATCGCTGTCGAGGCGTTCGTCAAGAAGGAGACGCCGCGGTTCCTCGGCCGCTGA
- the sigE gene encoding RNA polymerase sigma factor SigE, which yields MVGALLDTTRADRGGAAAAGDRRVLWRFRGSAVEPKSVTDNADRSRSADSATTATFASDADAPAWTPPTWEEIVSMHSARVYRLAYRLTGNQHDAEDLTQEVFVRVFRSLSTYTPGTFEGWLHRITTNLFLDMVRRRQRIRFDALGEDAAERLPSREPSPQQHFNDTHFDADIQQALDTLAPEFRAAVVLCDIEGLSYEEIAATLGVKLGTVRSRIHRGRSHLRKALKHRSPVARAEQRAAVAVAPGAGGFGLSGEVGIA from the coding sequence ATGGTAGGGGCTCTACTGGACACCACCAGAGCCGACAGGGGAGGTGCGGCTGCGGCCGGTGACCGGAGAGTGCTGTGGCGCTTTCGCGGGTCGGCGGTCGAGCCGAAATCCGTGACCGACAACGCTGACCGTTCCCGTTCCGCCGACTCCGCCACCACCGCGACCTTCGCCAGCGATGCGGACGCCCCGGCGTGGACCCCTCCCACCTGGGAGGAGATCGTCAGCATGCACAGTGCACGGGTCTACCGCCTCGCCTACCGCCTGACCGGCAACCAGCACGACGCCGAGGACCTCACCCAGGAGGTCTTCGTCCGCGTCTTCCGCTCGCTGTCGACCTACACGCCCGGCACCTTCGAGGGCTGGCTGCACCGCATCACCACCAACCTCTTCCTGGACATGGTCCGTCGCCGTCAGCGCATCCGCTTCGACGCGCTCGGTGAGGACGCGGCCGAGCGGCTCCCCAGCCGCGAGCCCTCTCCCCAGCAGCACTTCAACGACACCCACTTCGACGCCGACATCCAGCAGGCGCTGGACACCCTGGCTCCGGAGTTCCGGGCGGCCGTCGTGCTGTGCGACATCGAAGGGCTGTCGTACGAGGAGATCGCCGCCACGCTCGGTGTGAAGCTCGGCACCGTGCGCAGCCGGATCCACCGCGGCCGCTCGCACCTGCGCAAGGCGCTGAAGCACCGCTCTCCCGTGGCCCGCGCCGAGCAGCGCGCGGCCGTGGCCGTCGCGCCCGGGGCCGGTGGCTTCGGGCTCAGCGGGGAGGTCGGAATCGCGTGA
- a CDS encoding CBS domain-containing protein, which translates to MGPGGSRVFVSHLAGVAVFDPNGDQVGRVRDLVAMLRLRGRPPRVLGMVVEVMSRRLIFLPMTRVTGVEHGQVITTGVVNMRRFEQRPTETLVLGELLDRRVRLVESGEQVTVLDVAMVQLPARRDWEVDKVFVRRGKGGALRRRGETLTVEWSAVSGFSLEEHGQGAENLLATFEQLRPADLAHVLHHLSAKRRAEVAAALDDDRLADVLEELPDDDQVEILGKLQEERAADVLEAMDPDDAADLLSELPEEDKERLLALMRPQDAADMRRLMAYEERTAGGLMTTEPIVLLPDATVADALARVRNPDLSPALAAQVYVCRAPDETPTGKYLGTVHFQRLLRDPPFTLVSALVDTDLRPLPPDTGLPAVTSYLATYNMVAAPVVDESGSLLGAVTVDDVLDHLLPEDWRERELQAGEEVPGAAVSKGPGGTPAGGRR; encoded by the coding sequence GTGGGACCAGGCGGGTCCAGGGTGTTCGTCTCGCACCTGGCGGGCGTCGCCGTCTTCGACCCCAACGGCGACCAGGTGGGGCGGGTCCGGGACCTCGTCGCGATGCTCCGGCTGCGCGGCCGCCCGCCACGGGTGCTGGGCATGGTCGTCGAGGTGATGAGCCGGCGGCTGATCTTCCTGCCGATGACCCGGGTGACCGGCGTCGAGCACGGCCAGGTCATCACCACCGGCGTGGTCAACATGCGGCGCTTCGAACAGCGCCCCACCGAGACCCTGGTCCTGGGCGAGCTGCTCGACCGGCGGGTGCGGCTGGTGGAGAGCGGTGAGCAGGTCACCGTCCTGGACGTGGCGATGGTGCAGCTGCCCGCCCGGCGCGACTGGGAGGTCGACAAGGTCTTCGTCCGGCGCGGCAAGGGCGGGGCGCTGCGGCGCCGGGGCGAGACCCTGACGGTGGAGTGGTCGGCGGTCAGCGGCTTCTCGCTGGAGGAGCACGGCCAGGGCGCGGAGAACCTGCTGGCCACGTTCGAGCAGCTGCGCCCCGCCGACCTCGCCCATGTGCTGCACCACCTGTCCGCCAAGCGCCGCGCGGAGGTCGCGGCCGCGCTGGACGACGACCGGCTGGCGGACGTGCTGGAGGAACTGCCCGACGACGACCAGGTGGAGATCCTGGGCAAGCTCCAGGAGGAGCGCGCGGCCGACGTCCTGGAGGCGATGGACCCGGACGACGCGGCCGATCTGCTGTCCGAGCTGCCGGAGGAGGACAAGGAGCGGCTGCTGGCGCTGATGCGGCCGCAGGACGCGGCGGACATGCGCCGGCTGATGGCGTACGAGGAGCGCACCGCGGGCGGGCTGATGACCACCGAGCCGATCGTGCTGCTCCCGGACGCCACCGTGGCGGACGCGCTCGCGCGGGTGCGCAATCCGGACCTGTCCCCGGCGCTGGCCGCGCAGGTGTACGTGTGCCGGGCGCCGGACGAGACGCCGACCGGCAAGTACCTGGGGACGGTGCACTTCCAGCGGCTGTTGCGGGACCCGCCGTTCACCCTGGTCAGCGCGCTGGTCGACACCGATCTGCGGCCGCTGCCGCCGGACACCGGGCTGCCCGCGGTGACCAGCTATCTGGCCACGTACAACATGGTGGCCGCGCCCGTGGTGGACGAGAGCGGCTCGCTGCTGGGCGCGGTGACCGTCGACGACGTGCTGGACCATCTGCTGCCGGAGGACTGGCGGGAGCGGGAGCTGCAGGCGGGTGAGGAGGTGCCGGGGGCCGCCGTCTCGAAGGGCCCGGGCGGCACCCCGGCCGGGGGGCGTCGATGA
- a CDS encoding DivIVA domain-containing protein, with product MFWFLLIALVAVVGAVTLVVVGGGERAALADAPPDRLDVPLPYDRPLGRADVEALRLPMTVRGYRMADVDDVLGRLGAELAERDARIAELEMALAGARALRESGEPTEPRDAAEGSDRSEGEDA from the coding sequence GTGTTCTGGTTCTTGCTCATCGCGCTGGTCGCGGTGGTCGGCGCGGTCACGCTCGTCGTGGTCGGCGGGGGCGAGCGCGCGGCGCTGGCCGACGCCCCGCCGGACCGGCTCGACGTCCCGCTGCCCTACGACCGCCCGCTGGGCCGTGCCGACGTCGAGGCGCTGCGGCTGCCGATGACCGTGCGGGGCTACCGCATGGCCGACGTGGACGACGTCCTCGGCAGGCTGGGCGCGGAGCTCGCCGAGCGCGACGCCCGGATCGCCGAGCTGGAGATGGCGCTGGCGGGAGCGCGGGCGCTGCGCGAGTCCGGGGAGCCGACCGAGCCCCGCGACGCCGCCGAGGGAAGTGACCGGAGCGAGGGGGAGGACGCATGA
- a CDS encoding trypsin-like peptidase domain-containing protein, translated as MDEGKAPGPKPKWWSRPSAGRPAAPSSDHVPRSAPGGPSQPPTAPEAQDAGVRPVTGAFEGTPAGDTLPSTAAPESDVSGARPVERTTDAVEAAEAAPEDAVPDTAASGTTVSMDAVPTDSLPTESVPADFSATDSVATDSVATAPASTEPVRAEAEAAAHEAPAADAVPSAPAEPRAQRPKPLHAPDPYGTPPYGDPGPWAPAPPVQRPSVTPAHGTQLPPGAHQAPAPAPHPGMTPPHGTQLPPPAPVLHQPQPAPHAGMTPAHGTQLPPPAPAPVPVPAPLPAPGVVDPVAPTAAQSRWMSYDPWSAPRMAAPAGPAEGAGRPRRRGLLVTGALLIALVAGGVGGGIGAYMERNGGISGDGVELSQPPAEKGPRDPESVAGIAASALPGVVTIHVGGGSEEATGTGFVLDAKGHILTNNHVVEGARSNGDISVTFNGGEVARASIVGGDGGYDLAVIKVDGVSGLRPLPLGNSDSVRVGDPVVAIGAPYNLAGTVTAGIISARERPITAGGEKADGSDVSYVDALQTDAPINPGNSGGPLMDSKARVIGINSAIRAADDGGGLGGGQGGSIGLGFAIPINQGKRVAEELINTGRATHPVIGVTLDTGYAGDGARVETKTDGGEPVKPGGPADRAGVRPGDVITEVDGVRVHSGRELIVKIRGHRPGDRLELTLERDGRERTVSLTLGTAGG; from the coding sequence ATGGACGAGGGGAAGGCCCCCGGGCCCAAGCCGAAGTGGTGGAGCCGCCCGAGCGCCGGTCGGCCCGCCGCGCCGTCATCGGACCACGTGCCGCGTTCGGCCCCCGGAGGCCCGTCGCAGCCGCCTACCGCCCCCGAGGCCCAGGACGCCGGCGTACGGCCCGTGACCGGGGCCTTCGAGGGCACGCCGGCCGGCGACACGCTCCCGTCGACCGCCGCACCCGAGAGCGACGTCTCCGGGGCGCGCCCCGTCGAGCGGACGACGGACGCCGTGGAGGCCGCGGAGGCCGCACCGGAGGACGCCGTGCCGGACACCGCCGCGTCCGGGACGACCGTCTCCATGGACGCCGTGCCGACTGACTCCCTGCCGACCGAGTCCGTGCCGGCCGACTTCTCGGCGACCGACTCGGTGGCGACTGACTCCGTGGCGACCGCGCCTGCGTCGACCGAGCCCGTGCGGGCCGAGGCCGAGGCCGCCGCTCACGAGGCCCCGGCCGCCGACGCCGTCCCGTCCGCCCCGGCGGAGCCGCGGGCCCAGCGGCCCAAGCCGCTGCACGCCCCGGATCCCTACGGGACCCCGCCGTACGGGGACCCGGGGCCGTGGGCGCCCGCGCCGCCCGTGCAGCGGCCGAGTGTGACGCCGGCGCACGGCACCCAGCTCCCGCCGGGTGCGCACCAGGCGCCCGCGCCCGCCCCGCACCCGGGGATGACGCCGCCGCACGGCACGCAGCTGCCGCCGCCCGCCCCGGTGCTGCACCAGCCGCAGCCGGCGCCGCACGCGGGCATGACCCCGGCGCACGGCACCCAGCTCCCGCCGCCGGCCCCGGCCCCGGTCCCCGTTCCGGCTCCGCTTCCGGCTCCGGGGGTCGTCGACCCGGTGGCGCCGACGGCGGCGCAGTCGCGCTGGATGAGCTACGACCCGTGGAGCGCGCCGCGGATGGCGGCGCCCGCCGGACCGGCCGAGGGCGCCGGCCGGCCCCGCCGCCGTGGCCTGCTCGTCACCGGGGCGCTGCTGATCGCCCTGGTCGCGGGCGGCGTCGGCGGTGGCATCGGCGCCTACATGGAGCGCAACGGCGGCATCAGCGGCGACGGTGTGGAGCTGTCCCAGCCGCCGGCCGAGAAGGGCCCGCGCGACCCGGAGAGCGTGGCCGGGATCGCCGCCAGCGCGCTGCCGGGCGTGGTCACCATCCACGTGGGCGGCGGCTCCGAGGAGGCCACCGGCACCGGCTTCGTCCTCGACGCCAAGGGCCACATCCTCACCAACAACCACGTGGTGGAGGGGGCCCGCTCGAACGGCGACATATCGGTCACGTTCAACGGGGGCGAGGTCGCCCGCGCGAGCATCGTCGGCGGGGACGGCGGCTACGACCTGGCGGTGATCAAGGTCGACGGCGTCTCCGGGCTGCGGCCGCTGCCGCTGGGCAACTCGGACTCGGTGCGGGTCGGCGACCCGGTCGTCGCCATCGGCGCCCCGTACAACCTGGCGGGCACCGTCACCGCGGGCATCATCAGCGCGCGGGAGCGGCCGATCACCGCCGGCGGCGAGAAGGCGGACGGCAGCGACGTCAGCTACGTCGACGCGCTGCAGACCGACGCCCCGATCAACCCGGGCAACTCCGGCGGGCCGCTGATGGACTCCAAGGCGCGCGTGATCGGCATCAACAGCGCCATCCGCGCGGCCGACGACGGCGGCGGGCTGGGCGGCGGCCAGGGCGGCTCCATCGGACTGGGCTTCGCGATCCCCATCAACCAGGGCAAGCGGGTCGCGGAGGAGCTGATCAACACCGGCCGGGCCACCCATCCCGTGATCGGTGTCACGCTCGACACCGGCTATGCCGGCGACGGCGCACGGGTCGAGACCAAGACCGACGGCGGCGAGCCCGTGAAGCCGGGCGGACCCGCGGACCGGGCCGGGGTGCGACCGGGCGATGTGATCACCGAGGTGGACGGGGTGCGGGTGCACAGCGGGCGGGAGCTGATCGTCAAGATCCGCGGTCACCGGCCCGGTGACCGACTGGAGCTGACGCTGGAGCGGGACGGCCGGGAACGGACGGTCTCCCTCACCCTCGGCACGGCCGGCGGCTGA
- a CDS encoding DUF3117 domain-containing protein produces the protein MAAMKPRTGDGPLEVTKEGRGIVMRVPLEGGGRLVVELTPQEAEELGEALKKVVG, from the coding sequence ATGGCGGCCATGAAGCCGCGGACGGGCGATGGCCCGCTCGAGGTGACCAAGGAGGGGCGGGGCATCGTCATGCGCGTTCCGCTCGAAGGCGGCGGTCGACTCGTCGTCGAGCTGACACCGCAGGAAGCCGAAGAGCTCGGTGAGGCCCTGAAGAAGGTCGTCGGCTGA
- the folP gene encoding dihydropteroate synthase, producing MLRLGRREFGEHDQVIMAIVNRTPDSFYDQGATFQDEPALARVERAVAEGAAIIDIGGVKAGPGEEVSAAEEARRTVGFVAEVRRRHPDVVISVDTWRHEVGEAVCEAGADLLNDAWGGVDPKLAEVAARYDVGLVCTHAGGVEPRTRPHRTTYDDVMADILKVTVGLAERAAALGVRRDAILIDPGHDFGKNTRHSLEATRRLDEMAATGWPVLVSLSNKDFVGESLDRPVKERLLGTLATTAVSAWLGARVYRVHEVAETRQVLDMVSAIAGHRPPAVARRGLA from the coding sequence ATGCTGCGGCTGGGACGGCGTGAGTTCGGCGAGCACGATCAGGTGATCATGGCGATCGTGAACCGGACGCCGGATTCCTTCTACGACCAGGGCGCCACCTTCCAGGACGAGCCGGCCCTCGCCCGGGTCGAGCGGGCGGTGGCGGAGGGAGCCGCGATCATCGACATCGGAGGCGTGAAGGCCGGCCCCGGCGAGGAGGTGAGCGCCGCGGAGGAGGCGCGCCGGACGGTCGGCTTCGTCGCCGAGGTGCGCCGACGCCACCCGGACGTGGTGATCAGCGTCGACACCTGGCGGCACGAGGTCGGCGAGGCGGTCTGCGAGGCGGGCGCGGACCTGCTCAACGACGCCTGGGGCGGAGTGGACCCCAAGCTGGCGGAGGTCGCGGCGCGCTACGACGTCGGACTGGTGTGCACCCACGCGGGCGGGGTGGAGCCGCGCACCCGGCCGCACCGGACCACGTACGACGACGTCATGGCGGACATCCTGAAGGTCACGGTCGGGCTGGCGGAGCGCGCCGCGGCGCTCGGGGTCCGCCGGGACGCGATCCTGATCGACCCGGGCCACGACTTCGGGAAGAACACCCGCCACTCCCTGGAGGCGACCCGACGGCTGGACGAGATGGCGGCGACCGGCTGGCCGGTGCTGGTGTCGCTGTCCAACAAGGACTTCGTCGGCGAGAGCCTCGACCGGCCGGTCAAGGAGCGGCTGCTGGGTACCCTGGCGACGACCGCGGTGTCGGCCTGGTTGGGCGCCCGCGTGTACCGCGTGCACGAGGTGGCCGAGACGCGGCAGGTGCTGGACATGGTCTCCGCCATCGCGGGCCACCGCCCGCCGGCGGTCGCCCGCCGCGGGCTGGCGTGA
- a CDS encoding DUF1003 domain-containing protein has translation MSGERSRLDQPRARRRGWLPRWDPEAFGKASEHIARFLGTGRFIAWMTVFVIVWVMWNTTAPGHLRFDPFPFIFLTLMLSLQASYAAPLILLAQYRQADRDRVVVEQDRARDERSIADTEYLTREVAALRMGLGEVATRDWIRSEFQELIKELRDVEERGAPPGDAPPGGRVFPVEEPSGSEERDR, from the coding sequence ATGAGCGGTGAGCGCAGCCGTCTGGACCAGCCCAGAGCCCGCCGACGCGGCTGGCTTCCGCGGTGGGATCCGGAGGCGTTCGGCAAGGCCTCCGAGCACATCGCGCGGTTCCTGGGTACCGGGCGGTTCATCGCCTGGATGACGGTCTTCGTCATCGTCTGGGTGATGTGGAACACCACCGCGCCCGGCCACCTGCGCTTCGACCCGTTCCCGTTCATCTTCCTGACGCTGATGCTGTCGCTCCAGGCGTCGTACGCGGCCCCGCTGATCCTGCTGGCCCAGTACCGGCAGGCGGACCGCGACCGGGTGGTGGTCGAGCAGGACCGGGCGCGGGACGAGCGGTCGATCGCGGACACGGAGTATCTGACCCGCGAGGTCGCCGCGCTGCGGATGGGTCTGGGCGAGGTCGCTACCCGGGACTGGATCCGCTCCGAGTTCCAAGAGTTGATCAAAGAGCTGAGGGATGTGGAGGAGCGGGGCGCGCCGCCGGGGGACGCGCCGCCGGGCGGCCGCGTATTCCCGGTGGAGGAACCGTCCGGGAGTGAGGAACGCGACCGCTGA
- a CDS encoding Mrp/NBP35 family ATP-binding protein, with protein sequence MATDTPPSAPSEEAVRAALATVNDPEIHKPITDLGMVKSIAIAADGTVAVAVYLTVSGCPLRDTITKNVTEAVSRVAGVTGVTVELDVMSDEQRRELASSLRGGQAEREVPFAKPGSLTRVYAVASGKGGVGKSSVTVNLAAAMAADGLKVGVVDADIYGHSVPRMLGADGRPTQVENMIMPPSANGVKVISIGMFTPGNAPVVWRGPMLHRALQQFLADVYWGDLDVLLLDLPPGTGDIAISVAQLVPNAEILVVTTPQQAAAEVAERAGSIAVQTHQKIVGVVENMSGLPCPHCDEMVDVFGTGGGQVVADGLSRTTGTNVPVLGSIPIDVRLREGGDEGKPVVLSDPDSPAGSALRAIAGKLGGRQRGLAGLSLGITPRNKF encoded by the coding sequence ATGGCTACCGACACTCCCCCATCCGCTCCGTCCGAAGAGGCGGTGCGCGCCGCACTCGCGACGGTCAACGACCCGGAGATCCACAAGCCGATCACCGATCTCGGCATGGTCAAGTCGATCGCGATCGCGGCTGATGGGACGGTCGCGGTGGCCGTCTATCTGACCGTCTCCGGCTGCCCGCTGCGGGACACGATCACCAAGAACGTGACGGAGGCGGTGTCCCGGGTCGCCGGCGTGACCGGCGTCACCGTCGAGCTCGACGTGATGAGCGACGAGCAGCGACGCGAGCTGGCGTCCTCGCTGCGCGGCGGACAGGCCGAGCGCGAGGTGCCGTTCGCCAAGCCCGGCTCGCTGACCCGGGTGTACGCGGTGGCGTCCGGCAAGGGCGGCGTCGGCAAGTCGTCGGTGACGGTCAACCTGGCGGCCGCGATGGCCGCCGACGGGCTGAAGGTCGGCGTCGTGGACGCCGACATCTACGGCCACTCGGTGCCCCGGATGCTGGGCGCGGACGGCCGCCCGACCCAGGTCGAGAACATGATCATGCCGCCGTCGGCGAACGGCGTGAAGGTCATCTCCATCGGCATGTTCACCCCGGGCAACGCGCCGGTGGTGTGGCGCGGCCCCATGCTGCACCGCGCGCTGCAGCAGTTCCTGGCGGACGTCTACTGGGGCGACCTGGACGTGCTGCTGCTGGACCTGCCGCCGGGCACCGGCGACATCGCCATCTCGGTGGCGCAGTTGGTGCCGAACGCCGAGATCCTCGTGGTGACGACCCCGCAGCAGGCCGCCGCCGAGGTCGCCGAGCGGGCGGGCTCCATCGCCGTCCAGACCCACCAGAAGATCGTCGGCGTCGTCGAGAACATGTCCGGGCTGCCGTGCCCGCACTGCGACGAGATGGTCGACGTGTTCGGCACCGGCGGCGGTCAGGTGGTCGCCGACGGGCTGTCCCGGACCACCGGCACCAACGTCCCGGTGCTCGGCTCGATCCCGATCGACGTGCGGCTGCGCGAGGGCGGCGACGAGGGCAAGCCCGTCGTCCTCAGCGACCCGGACTCCCCGGCCGGTAGCGCGCTGCGCGCCATCGCGGGCAAGCTCGGCGGCCGCCAGCGCGGGCTGGCCGGTCTGTCGCTGGGCATCACCCCGCGCAACAAGTTCTGA
- a CDS encoding O-methyltransferase: MRQLRGQERAITGNRQTSWAFADAFVAEDAALRWARDRAREAGLRSVSSGTGAALRLLAAAADAKAVAEIGTGTGVSGIHLLHGMRPDGVLTTVDSEPERQQFARQAFRAAGFAGNRARFIPGRALEVLPRLADGGYDLVFCDGDPLESLDYLAESLRLLRPGGLVCFEGVFADGRTVDSAVQPAEVLRVRELLRTVRESTVLQSSLLPVGDGLLCAVKRG; this comes from the coding sequence GTGCGTCAACTACGGGGACAGGAGAGGGCCATTACCGGCAACCGGCAGACGAGCTGGGCGTTCGCCGATGCGTTCGTCGCCGAGGACGCAGCCCTGCGCTGGGCCCGTGACCGGGCCCGCGAGGCCGGGCTGCGCTCGGTGTCGTCCGGCACCGGCGCTGCGCTGCGGCTGCTCGCCGCGGCCGCCGACGCCAAGGCCGTCGCCGAAATCGGCACCGGGACCGGAGTCTCCGGCATCCACCTGCTGCACGGGATGCGGCCGGACGGCGTGCTGACGACGGTGGACAGCGAGCCGGAGCGGCAGCAGTTCGCCCGCCAGGCGTTCCGCGCGGCCGGCTTCGCCGGCAACCGCGCCCGTTTCATCCCCGGCCGGGCCCTGGAGGTGCTGCCGCGCCTCGCCGACGGTGGCTACGACCTGGTCTTCTGCGATGGCGACCCGCTGGAGAGCCTGGACTATCTCGCCGAATCGTTGCGCTTGCTGCGGCCGGGCGGACTGGTCTGCTTCGAGGGGGTCTTCGCGGACGGGCGCACGGTGGACTCCGCGGTGCAGCCGGCCGAGGTGCTGCGGGTACGCGAGCTGCTACGCACCGTACGGGAGTCCACGGTCCTCCAGTCGTCGCTGCTACCGGTGGGCGACGGCCTGCTGTGCGCGGTCAAGCGCGGCTGA
- a CDS encoding sec-independent translocase, with translation MFFDIGPLELIALIILAVLVFGPDKLPKVIQDVAGFIRKVREFSDNAKQDIRSELGPEFKDFEFEDLNPKTFARKHLLDKDELGLKEIRNGFDLRKEMAEVADAVNGREGDRASGPALPAPASGTSSSNGSDLLRKRDSGGAVERPPFDSDAT, from the coding sequence GTGTTCTTCGACATAGGACCCCTAGAGCTGATCGCGCTCATCATCCTTGCGGTGCTCGTCTTCGGCCCGGACAAGCTTCCGAAGGTGATCCAGGACGTCGCCGGGTTCATCCGCAAGGTGCGGGAGTTCTCCGACAACGCCAAGCAGGACATCCGCTCGGAGCTCGGACCCGAGTTCAAGGACTTCGAGTTCGAGGACCTGAACCCCAAGACGTTCGCGCGCAAGCACCTCCTCGACAAGGACGAGCTGGGCCTGAAGGAGATCCGCAACGGCTTCGACCTCCGCAAGGAGATGGCCGAGGTCGCCGACGCGGTGAACGGCCGGGAGGGCGACCGGGCGAGTGGCCCGGCCCTCCCCGCGCCCGCCTCGGGAACGAGCTCCTCCAACGGCTCCGACCTGCTGCGCAAGCGGGACTCCGGCGGCGCGGTCGAGCGGCCGCCGTTCGACTCAGACGCCACATGA
- a CDS encoding DNA-3-methyladenine glycosylase I, translated as MSDGKGVVAGPDGLARCPWGLEGDSMADYRTYHDTEWGRPVHGDDALYERICLEAFQSGLSWLTILRRREGFRAAFAGFEIAKVAAFADEDAERLLADPGIIRNRAKIAAAIANARAAAELAPGELDALIWSHAPEPDGRPVPRTSADVPAITPESTALARALKAHGFRFIGPTTAYALMQACGLVNDHLADCHTRA; from the coding sequence ATGAGCGACGGCAAGGGCGTGGTCGCCGGACCGGACGGGCTGGCGCGCTGCCCGTGGGGCCTGGAGGGCGACTCCATGGCGGACTACCGCACGTACCACGACACCGAGTGGGGCCGGCCGGTCCACGGCGACGACGCCCTCTACGAGCGGATCTGCCTGGAGGCGTTCCAGTCCGGCCTGTCCTGGCTGACCATCCTGCGACGCCGCGAGGGCTTTCGCGCGGCCTTCGCGGGCTTCGAGATCGCCAAGGTCGCGGCCTTCGCGGACGAGGACGCGGAGCGGCTGCTCGCCGACCCGGGCATCATCCGCAACCGCGCCAAGATCGCGGCGGCGATAGCCAACGCCCGCGCGGCGGCCGAACTGGCGCCGGGTGAGCTGGACGCGTTGATCTGGTCCCACGCCCCGGAACCGGACGGCCGCCCCGTCCCACGCACCTCCGCGGACGTCCCGGCCATCACGCCGGAGTCCACCGCCCTGGCCCGCGCGCTCAAGGCCCACGGCTTCCGTTTCATCGGCCCCACCACCGCCTACGCCCTGATGCAGGCCTGCGGCCTGGTCAACGACCACCTGGCCGACTGCCACACCCGCGCGTAG